From one Danio rerio strain Tuebingen ecotype United States chromosome 19, GRCz12tu, whole genome shotgun sequence genomic stretch:
- the lye gene encoding lymphocyte antigen-6, epidermis precursor, which yields MMNRILLGVITVIGFFTLAEALTCNSCKVGILGKCLYSSQVACASSEINCYTASAVFNVTGFLSLSSSGCTSNCNNTVGTILGAGYSITKTCCITDLCNGASAVQLSTTAAFSTALLASIWSSYML from the exons ATGATGAACAGAATTCTGCTTGGAGTCATTACTGTGATTGGTTTCTTCACTCTAG CTGAAGCACTAACGTGTAATTCATGTAAAGTGGGGATCCTAGGCAAATGCTTGTATAGTTCCCAAGTCGCGTGCGCTTCCTCTGAGATCAATTGCTACACTGCTTCAGCAG TGTTCAATGTGACTGGATTCCTGAGTCTGTCTTCAAGTGGCTGCACATCTAATTGCAACAACACTGTTGGAACCATCCTGGGCGCGGGATACTCAATCACCAaaacttgctgcatcacagatcTGTGCAATGGAGCAAGTGCTGTTCAACTATCCACGACTGCAGCTTTCAGCACTGCCCTGCTGGCCTCCATCTGGAGCAGTTACATGTTATAG